Below is a genomic region from Spirochaetota bacterium.
ATGTTCGGGTAATTTCTTATGATATCCGCCGTGCCTTTGCCGGCTGCCAGTTCCGCCAGTATATTGCTTACTAATACGCGCGTGTTACTGATGACCGGCTTTCCATGACATATTGCAGGATCTACTGTTATCCGTGCGTCCATGGTTTACTCCCGCAACAGCATGCGATCAAGTCCGGTTCACTGTCGCACACGTATTGTACCATATCAACACATAATGTAAAT
It encodes:
- a CDS encoding DUF433 domain-containing protein, whose translation is MDARITVDPAICHGKPVISNTRVLVSNILAELAAGKGTADIIRNYPNITEDDIRACLRFGSELAQFETVTIGKPA